From a single Brassica oleracea var. oleracea cultivar TO1000 chromosome C5, BOL, whole genome shotgun sequence genomic region:
- the LOC106344917 gene encoding uncharacterized protein LOC106344917, translating to MMIDDGKNIRDSTDTDVISFKGRASVNQTKPRNDVLVNELTIQNIDVARVLIDIGSSANIVFKNTLERMKIDPSEITENPSPLVVLSEETTMALGSINLTVKAGSIEKIAKFLVVDRPASYNVIMGTPWLNLMQEIPSTYHLCLKFSTPRGIETIWGNPRVAQVCFTAEQKRKQSDSETTYRKKLASDKEAQEEDSAELFWKLRKAEILEEKREPTCEPVVLVCLDEAFPNDASRSEPTSMNL from the coding sequence ATGATGATTGATGATGGAAAGAACATACGGGACTCGACCGATACGGACGTCATCTCTTTTAAGGGGAGAGCATCGGTCAACCAGACCAAACCTCGCAACGATGTCCTTGTCAACGAGTTGACGATTCAGAACATCGACGTCGCGAGAGTCCTAATCGATATTGGAAGCTCGGCTAATATTGTTTTCAAAAACACCCTCGAAAGAATGAAGATTGACCCGTCCGAAATCACGGAAAACCCTAGCCCGTTAGTAGTACTCTCAGAGGAGACCACTATGGCTCTCGGGTCAATTAACCTCACAGTCAAAGCTGGATCCATAGAAAAAATCGCAAAGTTCCTAGTTGTCGACCGACCTGCGTCATACAACGTAATCATGGGCACGCCATGGTTGAATCTTATGCAGGAAATTCCATCAACGTACCATCTTTGCCTCAAATTCTCAACCCCTCGCGGAATCGAGACAATCTGGGGAAACCCGAGGGTGGCACAAGTCTGCTTCACCGCAGAACAAAAACGAAAACAATCGGATTCTGAGACCACTTATAGGAAAAAGTTGGCCTCCGACAAAGAAGCCCAAGAAGAAGATTCGGCGGAACTCTTCTGGAAATTGCGGAAAGCTGAGATCCTAGAAGAAAAGCGCGAGCCGACCTGCGAACCCGTGGTATTGGTATGTCTTGACGAAGCATTCCCGAACGATGCATCGAGATCGGAGCCAACCTCCATGAACCTTTAA